The following are encoded in a window of Maylandia zebra isolate NMK-2024a linkage group LG5, Mzebra_GT3a, whole genome shotgun sequence genomic DNA:
- the LOC101476411 gene encoding proto-oncogene tyrosine-protein kinase Src isoform X1, with protein MGAGKSKPKEPGQRSMSLDGTIGTGSDSGHFHHLGPAQQTQTPNRSPAVGTGRRGHQGQHQHAPTNTPELALFGGVDHTGTVTSPHRGPLSGGVTTFVALYDYESRTASDLTFRKGDRLQIVNNTKKYSFREGDWWLARSLTTGESGYIPSNYVAPSDSIQAEEWYFGKITRRDSERLLLNPQNRRGTFLVRESETTKGAYCLSVLDYDNTKGANVKHYKIRKLDSGGFYITSRTQFTSLQQLVFHYRKHSDGLCHALTDVCPVTKPQTQGLARDAWEIPRESLRLDVKLGQGCFGEVWMGTWNGTTRVAIKTLKPGTMSPEAFLQEAQVMKKLRHEKLVQLYAVVSEEPIYIVTEYMSQGSLLDFLKGEAGKLLRLPQLVDMAAQIAAGMAYVERMNYVHRDLRAANILVGDSLVCKVADFGLARLIEDNEYTARQGAKFPIKWTAPEAALYGRFTIKSDVWSFGVLLTELATKGRVPYPGMVNREVLDQVERGYRMPCPAECPSSLHELMLSCWRKDPEERPTFEYLQGFLEDYFTSTEPQYQPGENL; from the exons ATGGGGGCGGGCAAGAGCAAGCCCAAGGAGCCGGGCCAGCGCTCCATGAGCCTGGATGGTACCATAGGCACAGGCTCCGACAGCGGGCACTTCCACCACCTGGGACCCGCCCAGCAGACCCAAACACCCAACAGGAGCCCTGCCGTCGGAACAGGCAGGCGGGGGCATCAAGGGCAGCACCAGCACGCCCCAACAAATACTCCCGAGCTGGCTCTCTTCGGAGGAGTGGACCACACGGGAACTGTCACATCACCTCATAGAGGACCTCTGTCAG GAGGCGTCACTACATTTGTGGCTTTGTATGATTATGAGTCACGAACAGCATCTGATCTGACCTTTAGGAAAGGGGACCGGCTGCAGATTGTCAACAACAC GAAAAAGTACAGCTTCAG AGAAGGGGATTGGTGGCTCGCTCGCTCCCTGACAACTGGAGAGAGCGGTTATATCCCCAGCAACTATGTGGCTCCATCCGACTCCATCCAAGCAGAAGA GTGGTATTTTGGGAAGATCACTCGACGTGACTCGGAGAGGCTCCTTCTCAACCCTCAGAACAGACGAGGAACTTTCTTGGTGAGGGAGAGCGAGACTACTAAAG GGGCGTATTGCCTGTCAGTGCTGGATTATGATAACACCAAAGGCGCTAATGTTAAACATTACAAAATCAGGAAACTGGATAGCGGAGGTTTCTACATCACTTCACGCACCCAGTTCACCAGCCTACAGCAGCTAGTCTTCCACTATCGCA AGCACTCTGATGGACTGTGCCACGCTCTAACAGATGTTTGTCCAGTGACCAAACCTCAGACGCAGGGACTGGCTAGGGATGCCTGGGAGATCCCCAGAGAGTCTCTCCGCCTTGACGTCAAACTGGGACAGGGCTGCTTTGGAGAAGTCTGGATGG GTACGTGGAACGGTACAACACGAGTAGCCATTAAGACTCTAAAGCCCGGCACCATGTCTCCAGAGGCCTTCCTTCAAGAAGCACAGGTCATGAAGAAGCTGCGGCACGAAAAGCTGGTCCAGCTGTACGCCGTTGTGTCTGAGGAGCCCATTTATATTGTAACAGAGTATATGAGCCAAG GCAGCTTACTGGACTTTCTTAAAGGCGAAGCTGGAAAGCTGCTTCGTCTGCCTCAGCTGGTAGACATGGCTGCTCAG ATTGCAGCAGGCATGGCCTACGTGGAGAGGATGAACTATGTCCACAGGGACCTGCGTGCTGCAAACATCCTGGTAGGAGACAGCCTCGTGTGCAAGGTGGCTGACTTTGGTCTGGCAAGACTCATTGAAGACAATGAGTACACTGCAAGACAGG GAGCCAAGTTCCCAATCAAATGGACAGCACCGGAGGCAGCTCTGTATGGTCGTTTCACCATTAAGTCAGATGTCTGGTCCTTTGGTGTGCTGCTCACAGAGCTGGCAACTAAAGGCAGAGTTCCCTATCCAG GTATGGTTAACCGAGAAGTGCTTGACCAAGTGGAGCGTGGCTACAGGATGCCTTGTCCAGCAGAGTGCCCAAGCTCCTTGCATGAGCTCATGCTTTCCTGCTGGAGGAAGGATCCAGAAGAGAGGCCTACATTTGAGTACCTGCAGGGCTTCCTAGAGGACTACTTCACCTCCACAGAACCCCAGTATCAGCCTGGGGAGAACCTATAG
- the LOC101476411 gene encoding proto-oncogene tyrosine-protein kinase Src isoform X2: protein MGAGKSKPKEPGQRSMSLDGTIGTGSDSGHFHHLGPAQQTQTPNRSPAVGTGRRGHQGQHQHAPTNTPELALFGGVDHTGTVTSPHRGPLSGGVTTFVALYDYESRTASDLTFRKGDRLQIVNNTEGDWWLARSLTTGESGYIPSNYVAPSDSIQAEEWYFGKITRRDSERLLLNPQNRRGTFLVRESETTKGAYCLSVLDYDNTKGANVKHYKIRKLDSGGFYITSRTQFTSLQQLVFHYRKHSDGLCHALTDVCPVTKPQTQGLARDAWEIPRESLRLDVKLGQGCFGEVWMGTWNGTTRVAIKTLKPGTMSPEAFLQEAQVMKKLRHEKLVQLYAVVSEEPIYIVTEYMSQGSLLDFLKGEAGKLLRLPQLVDMAAQIAAGMAYVERMNYVHRDLRAANILVGDSLVCKVADFGLARLIEDNEYTARQGAKFPIKWTAPEAALYGRFTIKSDVWSFGVLLTELATKGRVPYPGMVNREVLDQVERGYRMPCPAECPSSLHELMLSCWRKDPEERPTFEYLQGFLEDYFTSTEPQYQPGENL, encoded by the exons ATGGGGGCGGGCAAGAGCAAGCCCAAGGAGCCGGGCCAGCGCTCCATGAGCCTGGATGGTACCATAGGCACAGGCTCCGACAGCGGGCACTTCCACCACCTGGGACCCGCCCAGCAGACCCAAACACCCAACAGGAGCCCTGCCGTCGGAACAGGCAGGCGGGGGCATCAAGGGCAGCACCAGCACGCCCCAACAAATACTCCCGAGCTGGCTCTCTTCGGAGGAGTGGACCACACGGGAACTGTCACATCACCTCATAGAGGACCTCTGTCAG GAGGCGTCACTACATTTGTGGCTTTGTATGATTATGAGTCACGAACAGCATCTGATCTGACCTTTAGGAAAGGGGACCGGCTGCAGATTGTCAACAACAC AGAAGGGGATTGGTGGCTCGCTCGCTCCCTGACAACTGGAGAGAGCGGTTATATCCCCAGCAACTATGTGGCTCCATCCGACTCCATCCAAGCAGAAGA GTGGTATTTTGGGAAGATCACTCGACGTGACTCGGAGAGGCTCCTTCTCAACCCTCAGAACAGACGAGGAACTTTCTTGGTGAGGGAGAGCGAGACTACTAAAG GGGCGTATTGCCTGTCAGTGCTGGATTATGATAACACCAAAGGCGCTAATGTTAAACATTACAAAATCAGGAAACTGGATAGCGGAGGTTTCTACATCACTTCACGCACCCAGTTCACCAGCCTACAGCAGCTAGTCTTCCACTATCGCA AGCACTCTGATGGACTGTGCCACGCTCTAACAGATGTTTGTCCAGTGACCAAACCTCAGACGCAGGGACTGGCTAGGGATGCCTGGGAGATCCCCAGAGAGTCTCTCCGCCTTGACGTCAAACTGGGACAGGGCTGCTTTGGAGAAGTCTGGATGG GTACGTGGAACGGTACAACACGAGTAGCCATTAAGACTCTAAAGCCCGGCACCATGTCTCCAGAGGCCTTCCTTCAAGAAGCACAGGTCATGAAGAAGCTGCGGCACGAAAAGCTGGTCCAGCTGTACGCCGTTGTGTCTGAGGAGCCCATTTATATTGTAACAGAGTATATGAGCCAAG GCAGCTTACTGGACTTTCTTAAAGGCGAAGCTGGAAAGCTGCTTCGTCTGCCTCAGCTGGTAGACATGGCTGCTCAG ATTGCAGCAGGCATGGCCTACGTGGAGAGGATGAACTATGTCCACAGGGACCTGCGTGCTGCAAACATCCTGGTAGGAGACAGCCTCGTGTGCAAGGTGGCTGACTTTGGTCTGGCAAGACTCATTGAAGACAATGAGTACACTGCAAGACAGG GAGCCAAGTTCCCAATCAAATGGACAGCACCGGAGGCAGCTCTGTATGGTCGTTTCACCATTAAGTCAGATGTCTGGTCCTTTGGTGTGCTGCTCACAGAGCTGGCAACTAAAGGCAGAGTTCCCTATCCAG GTATGGTTAACCGAGAAGTGCTTGACCAAGTGGAGCGTGGCTACAGGATGCCTTGTCCAGCAGAGTGCCCAAGCTCCTTGCATGAGCTCATGCTTTCCTGCTGGAGGAAGGATCCAGAAGAGAGGCCTACATTTGAGTACCTGCAGGGCTTCCTAGAGGACTACTTCACCTCCACAGAACCCCAGTATCAGCCTGGGGAGAACCTATAG